The genomic region TTGGTACCATTATTTCTCTAACCGGCGTCTGATCGAGATGCAAGATAGCGCGTATCATTTGTCGCTCGTGTATTTCTAACGATTCTTCAGCTATCGTTTCCTCCACATCTAGTGAGGCTTCAGGGCTAATTACTCCGTTACTATTATTACCTTGCTCAATTTCCTGATCTGCTCCCGCTATGCGTAGACCTGATCGTGAAAATACTCGTATCGGCAAAAGAGGCCATAGAAGCAATTGGACGATGGTTCCAAATGTTACAAGTGGACCAATTGAAAGGCGTTGGACAATATTTTCAATTACTGGAGAGGCGATAGTTAAAACAAGCCATATCCCAATCAATATGCCTGTGATTGGAATCCAATGGAGCTCCGTGGAAACAATTAGCCATCCTAGGCCAGATGCGGAAATTATTGCAGATGTAAGGGGAAGAAGGAGCCAAATCAAATCTTCATAAGCCGATCGATCTGTTCTGAGTCGTCTCAGAGATGCTTCTCTAATCCCTCGTTCATTCAGAGATTCTCGAACATTTGCTCGCCGAAGCAAAGGTAAGGCAGCATCAGCTGCGTGCAAACCAAGAAATGGAATTACTGAAAGAATAAATATTATTACTAGGGCCGTATTACCACTATCCAAGGGTATCCCTCTCCTTTTTTGAGAGCAATTTTAATGAACTAGATTTACTCATTTTCTTCGCGGGGATTCCTGAAACTCTTGTATTAGCAGGAACATCCCTTGTCACGACTGCACCAGCTGCAGTCATCGCCCCTCTACCTACCTTCACTGGGGCCACTAATAAACTGTCGCTCCCAATGAAGGCATTGTTCTCTATTTCCGTAACATGTTTTTCTGAGCCGTCAAAATTGCAAGTGACTACTCCTGCCCCTATATTGACTTCGTTCCCAATACGAGAATCACCGATATAGCAGAAATGCCCTACATGCGTATCTCGCCCAATATGGCTCGCTTTAATTTCAACATGGGAGCCAATATATGCATTCTCCGAAATTACAGTCCCAGGCCTTATATGTGAATAAGGACCGACATGGCTACTTTCTTCCAAAGTGGAATTGTCGACAACAGAATTATCTATTACTACATTGGGACCAATCATCGAATCAACAATCCGCGTATTTGGGCCTATCACAGCGCCTGATTCAATTACTGTCGAGCCAATTATTGATGTATTGGGATGAATAGTTACGTCAGCAGAAACACTTGCTGTCATGTCAAAATAAATAGTAGCCCTATCAAGGAGTGTCACTCCAGATTCCAGTGCCGATATTCGAAGCCTTTCCTGAGCAGCGGTCTCGGCATCAGACAAATCCAGTTTCGTATTCACGCTTAGAGATTCAGAGACATCCAATGTCGCATAGCACTCAATTTTTTCGTCACGCTTTGAAGCCAATTCAATTAAATCAGTAAGGTTATATTCCCCGTTCGGATGCACCTTTAGATCACTGATAACTGACCGTAACCATTCGGCATCAAAAGCGTAAACTCCGACATTAATCTCATATATAGGTAAATTTATGTTTCTATATTCTGGATGCTCAAGAATTTTTAAAGCATTGCCGGATGGAGCTCGATGCACTATTCCAACCTGCTGCTGAGGCATCATTTCAGAAGCACATGTAAGTAATGTTATTTTTGCATCCGTAGATTCATGGTGCAGTGCTAAAGCCTCAACTGTTTCAGGCCTAACCAAAGGAACATCTGCATTAATAACTACAATATGCCTGACGTCGTGATCTACTGCAATTAATCCTGTAGCCAGTGCATGGCCTGTACCTAAAGCCTCTGGCTGATTAATACATTTGTACTCAGGCCCCAGAATATCTTTTAGCAGGTCTGAGTTATCGGGGGAAGAAATGACCATAGGAGTCAATGGATGTACGCTTGAAGCAGCACAAACAGCGTGGAGCACGAGCGGAAGGCCCGCGACCTTGTGAAGGACTTTAGGCAAAGACGATTTCATACGACTACCTTTGCCAGCAGCCAGGACAATTGATGTCCATGAATCCATATTATGCTCTAGGTTTAAAACCTTTTACGAGCTTAAATTCTCCCGTATCTAACATATCTTACAGTTGAATATTCTGTAATACCTCACGCAATCATGCTTGAAGCCATAGAAATGGTACGTAGGATGGATTCTTAGTGTCAAGGCCAATATGTTCAAATGCTATGGGGATAATCAAAGATTATGCTAAAATCTTACCTCTGGAGAGATGGCTGAGCGGTTGAAGGCGGCGGTCTCGAAAACCGTTGTAGGGGGTTTCCTCTACCAAGGGTTCGAATCCCTTTCTCTCCGCCATCTATAATAGTATTAATTTTCGGAGAGGTGCCGGAGTGGCCGATCGGGCACGACTGGAAATCGTGTAGGGGCGCAAGTCTCTCGCGGGTTCGAATCCCGCTCTCTCCGCCATTTTTTTGACGCGTAAGCTAGCAAATTTCTCTAAAAGGGTTGACAAACCCAGCATGGTTTCGCGTATTTTGGAAATATGGAATCAAACGATAATCAAAAAACCTCTGGACTCACAGGGCAAAAACTTGTCATTGTGGAATCTCCAACCAAAGCTAGAACAATCTCAAGATTTTTAGGCAATGATTTTCAAGTTCTCGCCTCGATGGGGCATGTAAGAGATTTACCTGACCGACGTATCTCGGTTGACCCCGAAGATGAATTCAAAGCCATTTATCAAATTACCCCGACAGCAAAGCCTGTGGTGAATGCAATAAAGGCAGCAGCAAAAAACGCACCAGAAATCTATCTCGCCACTGATCCAGATCGTGAGGGTGAAGCGATTGCATGGCATCTGCTTGAAGCAGCGGAAATCAAAAAACCAGTGCAAAGAGTTGTCTTCCATTCAATAACCGAAAATGCAGTGGATGAAGCATTTGCACATCCTCGGGAAATTGACATGCGATTAGTTAACGCTCAGTTTGCGCGCCGTCACATAGATCGGTTAATTGGCTACCCAACTAGTAACCTACTAAGACGGTATGTTCAAAAAGGGAGCTCTGCAGGGAGAGTGCAATCTCCCGCTCTACGAATGGTTGTAGAGCGCGAGGAGGAAATTCGTAAGTTTGTGCCTATCGAGTACTGGGTAATCAATGCAAATTTCTCCACCAGCAAGGGAAAATACTTCACTGCTCCATTAGTACATATAAACGGAAAGCCAATTCCAAAGCCAGGTATAAAAAATGAAGAAGACGTCAATTTAATTGAATCAGATTTAAAACAATCCGACTTTAAGGTGACTTCATTAAAGGAAAAACCTGTCAAACAAAAACCCTCAGCTCCATTCATCACTACGACCCTCCAGAGGGAGGCATCTAATAAATTGCGCTTTGATCCTGACAGAACAATGCGAATCGCACAACAGCTTTATGAAGGCATTGAATTAGGTGATGGTGCTGTTGGATTAATTACCTACATGCGTACTGATTCACCCCAGGTTGATAAAAGTGCAATTAGCGAAACGCGGACATACATCCAATCTCGATGGGGTCTTGATTATTTACCAAGTACGCCGAGAGTACATTCCAACAAAAGAAACCAAGCTGTTGCGGCTCAGGAAGCTCACGAGGCAATAAGGCCCACTGATGTGACAAGATCGCCAGAATCTATTCGCAAACACCTTAAATCTGATCAAGCCAAGCTATATGAGCTGATTTGGAACAGAATGATTGCTAGCCAAATGGCTGATGAAGCAGGGGTTACGACTACTGTCGAAATTGGGGCATCTTCAAGTACTGACTCTTCGTACCTCTTTCGAAAATCCGGATATGTCCCAAAGTTCTTAGGGTTCGCGATTCTATATAAAGAAGATCCTTCTGAGAGTTCTGAAGAGCCGGATGCAGAGGAAAGTGTCCAGGACATTTTCCCGAACCTTGTGGTCGGTGAAGT from Dehalococcoidia bacterium harbors:
- the glmU gene encoding bifunctional UDP-N-acetylglucosamine diphosphorylase/glucosamine-1-phosphate N-acetyltransferase GlmU, encoding MDSWTSIVLAAGKGSRMKSSLPKVLHKVAGLPLVLHAVCAASSVHPLTPMVISSPDNSDLLKDILGPEYKCINQPEALGTGHALATGLIAVDHDVRHIVVINADVPLVRPETVEALALHHESTDAKITLLTCASEMMPQQQVGIVHRAPSGNALKILEHPEYRNINLPIYEINVGVYAFDAEWLRSVISDLKVHPNGEYNLTDLIELASKRDEKIECYATLDVSESLSVNTKLDLSDAETAAQERLRISALESGVTLLDRATIYFDMTASVSADVTIHPNTSIIGSTVIESGAVIGPNTRIVDSMIGPNVVIDNSVVDNSTLEESSHVGPYSHIRPGTVISENAYIGSHVEIKASHIGRDTHVGHFCYIGDSRIGNEVNIGAGVVTCNFDGSEKHVTEIENNAFIGSDSLLVAPVKVGRGAMTAAGAVVTRDVPANTRVSGIPAKKMSKSSSLKLLSKKERDTLG
- the topA gene encoding type I DNA topoisomerase, with translation MESNDNQKTSGLTGQKLVIVESPTKARTISRFLGNDFQVLASMGHVRDLPDRRISVDPEDEFKAIYQITPTAKPVVNAIKAAAKNAPEIYLATDPDREGEAIAWHLLEAAEIKKPVQRVVFHSITENAVDEAFAHPREIDMRLVNAQFARRHIDRLIGYPTSNLLRRYVQKGSSAGRVQSPALRMVVEREEEIRKFVPIEYWVINANFSTSKGKYFTAPLVHINGKPIPKPGIKNEEDVNLIESDLKQSDFKVTSLKEKPVKQKPSAPFITTTLQREASNKLRFDPDRTMRIAQQLYEGIELGDGAVGLITYMRTDSPQVDKSAISETRTYIQSRWGLDYLPSTPRVHSNKRNQAVAAQEAHEAIRPTDVTRSPESIRKHLKSDQAKLYELIWNRMIASQMADEAGVTTTVEIGASSSTDSSYLFRKSGYVPKFLGFAILYKEDPSESSEEPDAEESVQDIFPNLVVGEVIQCKKFDRKQSFTKAPARFTQASLIKALEENGIGRPSTYASTLSTIIKRNQVGIEERRLAPTPLGEAICQQLQNHLSNLVDYEFTARLEEDLDEIANGDSEYLDIMKRFYIPFNLSLETAKENIERISLSEETDRFCPDGHSLVRRFGRSGYFIGCSMYPECKYTEPEDGPPVNIDTGVICREPSCGGSIVEKKSRRGSIFWGCSNYPKCRFTISKMPLIDPCPICEGMMVQGNRGDECAGECVTKAAVSCPKADCDGVLLEKRGRFGPFWGCNNYPKCKTIVNKLPLKDACPVCEGLTVSGPKEIPQCYDKECGWKGSLTESDPNVITIVLK